The proteins below come from a single Sinobacterium norvegicum genomic window:
- a CDS encoding YraN family protein yields the protein MQQNRDPYEALAEHYLLARGLTLLDRNYACRSGEIDLIMQHQQTVVFIEVRFRKTSTFGSGLESVSSKKQIKLIKTANNYLLKHKHTNNISYRFDIVSMSKDNDCQAITYDWVQNAIEQHY from the coding sequence ATGCAACAAAATAGAGACCCCTACGAAGCGCTGGCAGAACACTATCTGCTGGCACGAGGCCTCACCTTGCTCGACAGGAACTACGCCTGCCGCAGCGGTGAAATCGATCTTATTATGCAGCATCAGCAGACGGTGGTATTTATCGAAGTTCGATTTCGAAAAACATCGACCTTCGGCAGCGGCCTTGAGAGCGTGAGCAGTAAAAAACAAATAAAACTGATAAAAACAGCCAATAATTACCTGCTAAAACATAAACACACTAACAATATCAGCTACCGCTTTGATATAGTGAGTATGAGTAAAGACAATGACTGCCAAGCTATCACATATGACTGGGTGCAAAATGCCATTGAACAACACTACTAA